A stretch of the Neisseria sp. DTU_2020_1000833_1_SI_GRL_NUU_006 genome encodes the following:
- a CDS encoding DUF6429 family protein gives MPYNRQKMENALLALIGALEFEDGRFWKGYDFDLLNSLHEQGLISQPWGKAKSAYLTPEGLEKAKALAEEMFGGESDL, from the coding sequence ATGCCCTACAACCGCCAAAAAATGGAAAACGCCCTGCTTGCCCTAATCGGCGCATTGGAATTTGAAGACGGCCGTTTTTGGAAAGGCTACGATTTTGACCTGCTCAATAGCCTGCACGAACAAGGCTTAATCAGCCAGCCTTGGGGTAAAGCCAAATCCGCCTATCTCACCCCTGAAGGTTTGGAAAAAGCCAAAGCCTTGGCAGAAGAGATGTTTGGCGGAGAATCGGATTTGTAG
- a CDS encoding alanine/glycine:cation symporter family protein, with protein MEKIVSTLVDYIWGNGLVYLALAVGLYFTVITKGVQFRYLPEMIRLLNEKQESGAGISSFQAFCMSLSGRIGVGNIAGVATAIAAGGPGSVFWMIVMALLGGASAFVESTLAQIYKTKVGTEYRGGSPYYIERGLKMKAFAMLVAVVIFLSYGVLVPGIQANTIATSFENAFALPAWSTGAAVSMILAFLIFGGTKRIARAADSIIPLMAVGYVGLMLIVLVNHASKIPETLSLIIGSAFGTDAVFGGIVGSAISWGVRRAVFSNVAGAGEATFSSAAAEVSHPVKQGLVQGFSVYIDTVIVCTSTAIMILITGMYNVHPVGMKTPLVENIPGVEAGSAYTQAALGTVFGNFGGAFVAVGIFFFAFTCLLAYYYIAETALLYLDQKLKYPILSMILRLVFLAVVFTGSVQSASLMWGLGDIGFGSMCYLNLIAIVFLSKPALRALHDYDRQKKAGLDPVFDPRVAGIENAEFWIEHMQQHYRR; from the coding sequence ATGGAAAAGATCGTCAGTACGCTGGTGGACTATATCTGGGGCAACGGCTTGGTTTATCTGGCTTTAGCCGTTGGTCTGTATTTCACCGTTATTACTAAAGGAGTGCAATTCCGCTATTTGCCCGAAATGATCCGCCTGCTGAATGAAAAGCAGGAGTCCGGTGCGGGTATTTCTTCGTTTCAGGCATTCTGCATGTCGCTGTCGGGACGCATTGGTGTCGGCAACATCGCCGGCGTAGCGACCGCTATTGCCGCGGGCGGTCCGGGCTCTGTATTTTGGATGATTGTGATGGCTCTGTTGGGTGGTGCCAGCGCGTTTGTAGAATCCACTTTGGCGCAGATTTATAAAACCAAAGTCGGTACGGAATACCGCGGCGGCTCTCCTTATTACATCGAGCGCGGCTTAAAGATGAAAGCCTTTGCCATGCTGGTAGCCGTAGTGATTTTCCTGAGCTACGGCGTGTTAGTGCCGGGCATTCAGGCCAATACCATTGCTACATCGTTTGAGAACGCCTTCGCACTGCCTGCATGGAGCACCGGTGCTGCAGTTTCCATGATATTGGCGTTTCTGATTTTTGGCGGCACCAAACGCATCGCCCGTGCCGCCGACAGTATCATTCCGCTGATGGCTGTGGGTTATGTCGGTCTGATGTTGATTGTATTGGTAAACCACGCCTCGAAAATCCCCGAAACCTTAAGCCTGATCATCGGTAGCGCATTCGGTACGGACGCGGTATTCGGCGGAATTGTCGGTAGCGCGATTTCCTGGGGGGTGCGTCGCGCCGTGTTCTCAAACGTAGCCGGTGCAGGCGAAGCAACGTTCAGCTCGGCTGCCGCTGAAGTAAGCCATCCTGTGAAACAAGGTTTGGTGCAAGGCTTTTCGGTGTATATCGATACCGTGATTGTCTGCACCTCCACCGCTATCATGATTCTGATTACCGGTATGTATAACGTACATCCGGTCGGCATGAAAACGCCGCTTGTGGAAAATATTCCCGGCGTGGAAGCCGGCTCTGCTTACACGCAGGCTGCATTGGGTACTGTGTTCGGTAATTTCGGCGGCGCATTTGTGGCGGTCGGTATCTTCTTCTTTGCCTTTACCTGCCTGCTGGCTTATTACTACATCGCCGAAACTGCGCTGCTCTATCTCGACCAAAAGCTGAAATACCCAATACTCAGTATGATTCTGCGGTTGGTGTTTTTAGCGGTGGTGTTTACCGGCAGCGTACAGTCCGCCAGCCTGATGTGGGGCTTAGGTGATATAGGCTTCGGCAGCATGTGTTATCTCAACCTGATTGCTATCGTATTTCTCAGTAAACCCGCCTTACGTGCGCTGCATGATTACGACCGCCAGAAAAAAGCCGGTCTCGATCCGGTATTCGACCCGCGTGTAGCCGGGATTGAGAATGCCGAATTCTGGATAGAACATATGCAACAACATTATAGGCGCTAA
- a CDS encoding aldehyde dehydrogenase, which produces MKTIEQIFEAAKAGSLWAGNLIPNHADSGRKLENRTPIDNSLIGYIADGSEQDIDAAVRAARSAFSDDLWAGKSPSEKRAVLLRWAQLIEEHAEELAALDCIDAGKPISECINTDMPATIETFYFYAEYVDKAFGRVAPTGNDALGLIVHEPVGMVGVVLPWNFPAQMFAWKVAPALAAGNSVIVKPAELTSLSAYRMVQLAHEAGVPEAALTLVCGLGETVGKALGVHQDVDMVAFTGSTEVGRYFLEYSAQSNLKEIVLECGGKSPQIVFADADIDKAIPLILAAAFWNMGENCSCGSRLIVEASIKDALLAKLSDDLKQGWKVGDPRLPETNLGPMVEEAHFDKVCRYFDTALKEGGKLITGGQTGEGWYFDPAIIDGVTADMTVFNEEIFGPVLAVTTFSSEEEAVRLANQSDYGLAASFYTSNVSRAHRVARKIQAGTVSVNGFSEGSIATPFGGYKQSGFGGRDKGVEAFEQYTQAKTIWFME; this is translated from the coding sequence ATGAAAACCATTGAACAAATCTTCGAGGCCGCCAAAGCAGGCAGCCTATGGGCGGGGAATTTGATTCCGAACCACGCCGATTCGGGCAGAAAGCTGGAAAACCGCACGCCCATCGACAATTCACTCATCGGTTACATCGCCGACGGGAGCGAACAGGATATAGATGCCGCCGTACGCGCCGCGCGTTCTGCGTTTTCAGACGACCTTTGGGCAGGCAAAAGCCCATCTGAAAAACGTGCCGTACTGCTGCGTTGGGCGCAGTTGATTGAAGAACACGCCGAAGAGCTGGCAGCGTTGGACTGTATCGACGCGGGCAAGCCCATCAGCGAGTGTATCAACACCGATATGCCCGCCACCATTGAGACCTTTTATTTCTACGCAGAATATGTAGATAAAGCCTTTGGCCGCGTCGCCCCCACCGGCAACGACGCGCTGGGTTTGATTGTGCATGAGCCGGTCGGCATGGTCGGCGTAGTGTTGCCGTGGAACTTCCCCGCGCAGATGTTTGCATGGAAAGTGGCACCTGCTTTGGCGGCGGGTAATTCGGTGATTGTAAAACCTGCCGAACTGACTTCGCTGAGCGCCTACCGCATGGTGCAGCTGGCGCATGAAGCGGGCGTGCCTGAAGCAGCGCTGACGCTGGTTTGCGGCTTGGGGGAAACGGTCGGCAAGGCTTTGGGTGTGCATCAAGATGTGGACATGGTGGCCTTTACCGGCTCGACCGAAGTCGGACGCTATTTCTTGGAATATTCGGCGCAAAGCAATTTGAAAGAAATCGTCTTGGAATGCGGCGGCAAAAGTCCGCAAATCGTGTTTGCCGATGCGGATATAGACAAAGCGATACCGTTGATTTTAGCCGCCGCGTTCTGGAATATGGGTGAAAATTGCAGCTGCGGTTCGCGCCTGATTGTGGAAGCAAGTATCAAAGATGCCCTGCTGGCCAAACTTTCAGACGACCTCAAGCAAGGCTGGAAAGTCGGCGATCCACGCCTGCCTGAAACCAACCTCGGTCCGATGGTGGAAGAAGCTCATTTTGATAAGGTGTGCCGTTATTTCGATACCGCGCTGAAAGAGGGCGGCAAACTGATCACCGGCGGTCAAACCGGCGAAGGCTGGTATTTTGATCCGGCGATTATCGACGGTGTAACTGCGGACATGACAGTGTTTAATGAAGAAATATTCGGCCCAGTGCTGGCGGTAACCACATTCAGTAGCGAAGAAGAAGCCGTCCGTTTGGCAAACCAATCGGATTACGGTCTGGCCGCTTCGTTCTACACATCCAATGTAAGCCGCGCCCACCGTGTTGCCCGCAAAATTCAGGCAGGTACGGTATCGGTAAACGGTTTTTCGGAAGGCAGTATTGCTACACCGTTCGGCGGCTACAAACAATCCGGCTTCGGCGGTCGCGACAAAGGCGTGGAAGCGTTTGAGCAATACACGCAGGCAAAAACCATTTGGTTTATGGAATAA